A section of the Osmia lignaria lignaria isolate PbOS001 chromosome 3, iyOsmLign1, whole genome shotgun sequence genome encodes:
- the LOC117605124 gene encoding uncharacterized protein LOC117605124, whose translation MSLASLRWILVILVVLLDTSWIRAKPQQIKPGCRYEGRRYQEGTSVITSEPCLQCRCTEGALRCRLRVCPRLPNPPPSGCRVRSPGENVCCAELVCGQSRDSVNTLRRSNIHADQEEQSEDEQEPHNSRVQGCLHEGVRYGPGSAMMGSRRCEYCYCISGARRCIRPKCLLPLPGCTPLYAPHSCCPVSYNCTHLQSSTVAPVMGNGCRIGLKMYEEGEMVRDIEWKAACDNCFCAMGAVRCVPLACAPPLQGCSPIVREGHCCPSTYNCSGSIEVKATQNYASYAFISKDYAKFRKETNFFSSIDQITNPPVEGRGHRVVEERIDSSTKQLDEESSIATDSTSSLPSTFETDMMDNEILETVDYVKSSPEIVTTTQTSSEEWTTSVESTTLEATLASKEDDSANDSSTTFPTSIVDESTITTVEDLSSMDDATTESRILLSEASGNDTVPDGEKKIDVTVRKENISSSSSTNAQLEQNLELVNSTVDPVASTESMVKGGSVSKTSSSVLMPDDILVMNVTVKTNVSVGHIQGVTINPVRSIPPDVEAILNITHRQKGEDYDYDYSEPTLPPSLPNVRIIPFVAADALVKDKAVPSPVTGYPAGSVVVPPELRPTDTSGFYDIATQENRFSPPVETEGGFVPREPLYFDPPYHSTDLNLEIGTGVTVVPAPITNPHRKIDASHCLFENMEHRHGEILPSSNICVICMCYYGEVVCSTEKCPLLKIGCRRINTEDTCCGKIVCVETEESPTVVLDRADATAPSLHQPIVSPDPFRDVIKTEPAPDLPSLIEDMIPYLVEHGITTPVTTTLKPLQSQPANHQQHPTNFDYMDKLTLIRPPYRPEEGVDSLVTKNKFTVNQEGQLKEGVLSSYNSKEDQILEHVSESVHQVPGFDYEKISSPLTDRTIATKRYEDHHISSNNITESTFSKLNDSKRNDSVTSSRPDFKDHSSMINETNVRSTTLKTPEDLEEPIFSLDTVLDLLFPSDTANNSPVSESTRTPESTTTSRSTTKLKSSTESAKSTEQPVTEAATVSKVLENEIPVPVASLLKLAGCNIYGRMYRVGRIITELSGPCLECRCTEIGVQCKQLQC comes from the exons GATGTAGGTACGAGGGTCGTAGATATCAAGAGGGCACGTCGGTGATCACGTCCGAGCCCTGCTTGCAGTGCAGATGCACAGAGGGTGCGCTCCGATGTCGTCTACGAGTTTGTCCACGATTACCTAACCCTCCACCCTCTGGATGCCGCGTTCGTTCACCAGGGGAGAACGTTTGCTGTGCCGAGCTGGTTTGCGGACAGAGCC GGGACTCGGTGAACACGTTAAGGAGATCCAACATTCACGCGGACCAGGAAGAGCAAAGCGAAGATGAGCAAGAGCCTCATAATTCTCGCGTACAAG GTTGCCTGCACGAGGGCGTGAGATACGGGCCTGGTTCAGCGATGATGGGTTCACGTAGATGCGAGTATTGCTACTGCATCTCTGGCGCGAGAAGATGCATCAGACCGAAGTGCTTGCTGCCCCTGCCAGGATGCACTCCGCTCTATGCACCTCACTCCTGCTGCCCTGTTTCTTACAATTGCACCC ATTTGCAGTCATCCACCGTGGCACCAGTGATGGGAAACG GATGTCGTATAGGTTTGAAAATGTACGAGGAGGGGGAAATGGTGAGGGACATCGAGTGGAAGGCCGCCTGCGATAATTGTTTCTGCGCTATGGGTGCAGTACGATGCGTTCCGCTCGCCTGCGCGCCTCCTCTTCAAGGTTGCAGCCCGATCGTACGCGAAGGACACTGTTGTCCGTCCACCTACAACTGCA GCGGTAGCATCGAGGTTAAGGCCACCCAGAACTACGCTTCGTACGCGTTCATCAGCAAGGACTACGCCAAGTTTCGCAAGGAGACCAATTTCTTC TCGTCCATCGATCAAATAACAAATCCTCCGGTGGAAGGACGAGGTCATCGAGTGGTCGAGGAACGAATTGATTCCAGCACCAAACAACTCGACGAGGAATCTTCGATCGCGACCGATTCAACGTCCTCATTGCCTTCCACATTTGAAACAGACATGATGGACAACGAGATCCTGGAGACGGTCGACTACGTCAAATCTAGCCCGGAAATCGTCACTACCACTCAGACTTCCTCCGAGGAG TGGACGACGAGCGTGGAATCGACAACGCTGGAGGCGACTTTAGCCAGCAAAGAGGATGATTCCGCGAACGACTCGTCGACGACTTTCCCGACGAGCATCGTCGACGAGTCAACGATCACAACCGTCGAGGATCTGTCGTCCATGGATGACGCGACGACGGAATCGAGGATCCTGTTATCGGAAGCGAGCGGAAACGACACGGTGCCGGATGGAGAGAAGAAAATCGACGTAACCGTAAGGAAGGAGAACATCAGCTCCTCGAGCTCGACGAATGCTCAACTCGAACAGAATCTCGAGCTCGTCAATTCCACG GTGGATCCGGTAGCTAGTACAGAGTCCATGGTCAAAGGAGGATCCGTCAGCAAAACGTCATCCAGCGTGCTAATGCCGGACGACATTCTGGTGATGAACGTGACTGTGAAAACGAACGTCTCGGTGGGTCACATTCAGGGTGTCACGATAAACCCTGTTAGGTCAATTCCGCCGGACGTCGAGGCCATACTGAACATCACTCATAGACAGAAGGGCGAGGACTACGATTACGATTACAGCGAGCCAACGCTACCGCCCTCCTTACCGAATGTCAG GATCATTCCGTTCGTCGCAGCGGACGCTTTGGTGAAAGACAAGGCGGTTCCGTCGCCTGTCACCGGATATCCGGCCGGATCGGTGGTGGTGCCGCCGGAACTGCGACCGACCGACACATCAGGATTTTACGACATCGCCACTCAAGAAAACAGGTTTAGCCCGCCTGTAGAGACCGAAG GTGGATTCGTACCGAGGGAGCCACTCTATTTCGACCCTCCTTATCACTCGACCGATTTGAATCTGGAAATCGGCACCGGGGTCACCGTTGTCCCTGCACCGATCACTAACCCTCATCGCAAAATTGACG CCAGCCATTGTTTGTTCGAAAACATGGAGCATCGCCACGGGGAAATTTTACCAAGCAGTAACATCTGCGTGATTTGCATGTGTTACTATGGCGAAGTGGTGTGTTCCACAGAAAAGTGTCCACTTCTGAAGATAGGTTGCAGAAGAATCAACACCGAAGACACTTGTTGCGGGAAAATAGTTTGCG TGGAAACCGAAGAATCTCCAACGGTAGTGTTAGATCGCGCGGACGCGACCGCTCCGTCGCTCCATCAGCCCATAGTGTCGCCAGATCCGTTCCGTGACGTGATCAAGACGGAGCCAGCCCCGGATTTACCATCCCTGATCGAGGACATGATCCCCTACCTGGTGGAGCACGGGATTACCACCCCCGTCACGACCACCTTGAAGCCTTTACAGAGCCAGCCAGCCAATCACCAACAACACCCGACGAATTTCGATTACATGGACAAGTTAACCCTGATACGTCCACCCTACAGACCCGAAGAGGGTGTCGACAGTCTAGTGACCAAGAACAAGTTCACCGTCAATCAGGAGGGCCAACTTAAAGAGGGAGTTCTATCTAGTTACAACTCAAAGGAAGATCAGATTCTCGAACACGTTTCAGAATCTGTTCACCAGGTCCCAGGTTTCGATTACGAAAAGATAAGCTCACCGTTGACGGACCGTACCATCGCGACGAAGAGATACGAAGATCATCATATTTCTTCTAACAACATCACGGAGTCTACTTTCTCTAAATTAAACGACTCGAAAAGAAACGACAGCGTTACGTCTAGTAGACCTGATTTCAAAGACCATTCATCGATGATCAACGAGACCAATGTTCGATCCACCACGTTGAAAACTCCAGAAGACCTGGAAGAACCTATATTCTCCCTCGATACTGTCCTGGATCTACTGTTCCCTTCAGACACAGCGAATAACAGCCCTGTTAGCGAAAGTACTAGAACCCCAGAATCTACCACAACCAGCAGGTCAACCACGAAGCTGAAGAGCTCTACTGAGTCTGCGAAGAGTACAGAACAGCCTGTGACGGAAGCTGCGACCGTCTCGAAGGTCCTGGAGAACGAGATCCCCGTTCCAGTGGCTAGTTTATTGAAACTGGCAGGATGCAACATTTACGGTAGGATGTATCGCGTTGGGAGGATCATCACCGAGCTGTCTGGACCCTGTCTAGAGTGCAGGTGCACGGAAATCGGTGTTCAATGCAAGCAATTGCAATGTTGA